A single genomic interval of Agromyces cerinus harbors:
- the drmD gene encoding DISARM system SNF2-like helicase DrmD — MEATIESTGTASNEVPEIGNLVNVRGARWSVTDVSAQSLPRSSADDGTAELQHAVTMQSIEEEHYGRELTVIWELEPGRSVVREQGLPETIHADRFDDPKTFAAYVDALRWGALTSADPKTLQAPFRSSASVEAYQLEPLRRAIDSPRANMLLADDVGLGKTIEAGLVIQELLLRHRARSAIVVCPAGLVIKWQEELRDKFGLHFEIVNSETMKTFRRTFGVHANPFKVYPRVIVSMSWLPSPRAERMLEEVYASVNDQKTADRRAFDVLVVDEAHHVAPSTPSRGSSGDTPRYAVDSQRTIAVRRLAELCEHRLFLSATPHNGYTESFTALLEMIDPQRFARGADLDEEALKQVAVRRLKRDLPDEGFMLREVRQLVFDPSDDESDAYDQLIAFTRRRTQAVKQERGRRASDLATLILKKRFFSSPVAFASTAEAYLAARGDDAVQLPDYDDVLGDEASDEEEGRLEQPELEALRSAKRAQVALTSQDVADLEQLIAWGNRYEGRPDSKLDALLHLIDGELMVPGLGWGPERIVVFTEYVSTLEWLRDVLESRGLGGERLAIIDGSVDAETREEIRARFTAPPGEEPVRILLATDAAGEGIDLQSYCHRLVSFDIPFNPNRLEQRIGRIDRFGQTETPLVWNPRAARSNPTPYAKDMDLLARLASKIANSEHDGVSAPEIIAPDLQRELGFSDGPVRKVKSDAGEQVINRALQAERSLGRSLTRLAERLEGSRDRMHLHEGNLLRVFEEGLRVSGQPELVEVGDPQEVARVFEVPSGLSRTWVPALAGLDTRLAPGVLRPITFDEGRARHRTDVVYAHLGHPLVQRAARELRGQVWTRTDQIRGVSAVVVDGLDQSFAAGVARLVLVGEGGVRLHEEVFLAGTRLSKRQELGMEKAETLLAEALDGSRLSRPSEGALAQLAAEWNDESDEREGIRARVEAAVRRRADRLQHEVEESLDVRREADLGAVDEIFDRFRATLQGTLSAADEARRAGEEMLFQLVEEKQQREKDLARVRSRLSALDDEQRSERDSVERRYRDVQAHTFVAALVFALTPDDVKKLESAGGR; from the coding sequence GTGGAAGCGACCATCGAGTCGACCGGGACCGCATCGAACGAGGTTCCCGAGATCGGCAATCTCGTGAACGTGCGCGGCGCGCGCTGGTCGGTGACGGATGTCTCGGCGCAGTCGCTCCCGCGTTCCAGCGCCGACGACGGCACAGCCGAGCTGCAGCACGCAGTGACGATGCAGTCGATCGAAGAGGAGCACTACGGGCGGGAGCTCACGGTGATCTGGGAGCTCGAACCCGGCCGCAGCGTCGTGCGCGAGCAGGGTCTGCCCGAGACGATCCATGCTGACCGGTTCGACGACCCGAAGACGTTCGCGGCCTACGTCGACGCGCTCCGTTGGGGCGCGCTGACGAGCGCAGACCCGAAGACGCTGCAGGCCCCGTTCCGCAGCAGCGCCTCGGTCGAGGCCTACCAGCTCGAGCCGTTGCGACGCGCGATCGACAGCCCCCGAGCGAACATGCTGCTCGCCGACGATGTGGGCCTCGGCAAGACCATCGAGGCGGGCCTGGTGATCCAGGAGCTGCTACTCCGCCACCGCGCGCGCTCGGCGATCGTCGTCTGCCCCGCGGGCCTCGTCATCAAGTGGCAGGAGGAGCTGCGCGATAAGTTCGGCCTGCACTTCGAGATCGTCAACTCCGAGACCATGAAGACGTTCCGCCGCACGTTCGGCGTGCACGCGAACCCGTTCAAGGTCTACCCGCGAGTGATCGTGTCGATGTCGTGGCTGCCGTCGCCACGAGCCGAGCGCATGCTCGAAGAGGTCTATGCGAGTGTGAACGACCAGAAGACCGCCGACCGCCGCGCGTTCGACGTGCTCGTCGTCGACGAGGCGCACCACGTCGCACCGTCGACGCCCAGCCGGGGCTCGAGCGGCGACACTCCCCGGTACGCGGTCGACAGCCAGCGCACGATCGCCGTTCGCAGGCTGGCCGAGCTCTGCGAGCACCGCCTGTTCCTCAGCGCGACGCCGCACAACGGGTACACCGAGTCGTTCACGGCCCTGCTCGAGATGATCGATCCGCAGCGGTTCGCCCGCGGCGCCGATCTCGACGAAGAGGCGCTGAAGCAGGTCGCCGTACGGCGACTCAAGCGCGACCTGCCCGATGAGGGCTTCATGCTGCGCGAGGTCAGGCAGCTCGTCTTCGATCCGTCCGACGACGAGTCCGACGCATACGACCAGCTCATCGCGTTCACACGCCGCCGCACCCAGGCCGTCAAGCAGGAGCGCGGCAGGCGGGCATCCGACCTCGCAACGCTGATCCTGAAGAAGCGCTTCTTCTCGTCGCCCGTGGCGTTCGCGAGCACCGCCGAGGCCTACTTGGCGGCGCGCGGCGACGACGCCGTGCAGCTGCCCGATTACGACGATGTGCTCGGCGACGAGGCATCCGACGAAGAAGAGGGCCGTCTCGAACAGCCCGAGCTCGAGGCCCTGCGTTCGGCCAAGCGCGCACAGGTGGCATTGACCTCGCAGGATGTCGCGGACCTCGAGCAGCTCATCGCCTGGGGCAACCGATACGAGGGCCGCCCCGACTCCAAGCTCGACGCGCTGTTGCACCTGATCGACGGCGAGCTGATGGTGCCGGGCCTCGGCTGGGGCCCTGAGCGCATCGTCGTCTTCACCGAGTACGTGTCCACGCTCGAATGGCTGCGCGACGTCCTGGAGTCGCGCGGGCTCGGCGGCGAACGTCTTGCGATCATCGACGGGTCGGTCGATGCCGAAACACGCGAAGAGATCCGCGCCCGGTTCACCGCACCGCCCGGCGAGGAACCGGTTCGAATTCTTCTGGCCACGGATGCCGCGGGCGAGGGCATCGACCTCCAGAGCTACTGCCACCGCCTGGTGAGCTTCGACATTCCGTTCAATCCGAACCGGCTCGAGCAGCGCATCGGCCGCATCGACCGGTTCGGCCAGACCGAGACGCCCCTGGTCTGGAATCCGCGCGCCGCAAGGTCGAACCCGACCCCCTACGCGAAAGACATGGATCTGCTCGCGCGGTTGGCGAGCAAGATCGCGAACTCCGAGCACGATGGCGTTTCTGCGCCCGAGATCATCGCCCCCGACCTGCAGCGCGAGCTCGGATTCAGCGACGGGCCGGTGCGCAAGGTGAAATCGGATGCCGGTGAGCAGGTCATCAACCGCGCACTGCAGGCCGAGCGATCGCTCGGTCGCAGCCTGACGCGCCTCGCCGAGCGCCTCGAGGGCTCTCGAGATCGGATGCATCTGCACGAGGGAAACCTGCTGCGCGTGTTCGAGGAGGGCCTTCGCGTCTCGGGTCAGCCCGAGCTCGTCGAGGTCGGCGATCCGCAAGAGGTGGCGCGCGTCTTCGAGGTGCCGTCGGGACTCTCGCGAACCTGGGTGCCCGCGCTCGCCGGCCTCGACACGCGACTCGCTCCGGGCGTACTCCGGCCGATCACGTTCGACGAGGGTCGGGCGCGACACCGAACGGACGTGGTCTACGCGCACCTCGGACACCCGCTCGTGCAGCGTGCGGCTCGCGAACTGCGCGGGCAGGTGTGGACCCGCACGGATCAGATCCGCGGCGTCAGCGCCGTCGTCGTCGATGGTCTCGATCAGTCGTTCGCGGCCGGCGTCGCCCGCCTCGTGCTCGTCGGCGAGGGTGGCGTGCGGTTGCACGAGGAAGTGTTCCTGGCGGGCACACGGCTCTCGAAGCGACAGGAACTCGGCATGGAGAAGGCCGAGACCCTGCTCGCCGAAGCGCTCGACGGGTCACGACTTTCGAGACCGAGCGAAGGTGCGCTCGCGCAGCTCGCAGCCGAGTGGAACGACGAGTCCGACGAACGCGAGGGCATCCGTGCTCGCGTAGAGGCAGCGGTGCGCCGCCGCGCCGACCGCTTGCAGCACGAGGTCGAGGAGAGCCTCGACGTTCGGCGCGAGGCCGACCTCGGCGCAGTCGACGAGATCTTCGACCGCTTCCGCGCCACGCTCCAGGGCACGCTCTCAGCGGCCGACGAGGCGCGTCGGGCGGGCGAGGAGATGCTGTTCCAGCTCGTCGAAGAGAAGCAGCAGCGCGAGAAGGACCTCGCCCGGGTGCGTTCGCGTCTCTCGGCCCTCGACGACGAGCAGCGCTCGGAACGCGACTCCGTCGAGCGCCGGTACCGCGATGTGCAGGCGCATACGTTCGTGGCCGCGCTCGTGTTCGCTCTGACCCCCGATGATGTGAAGAAACTGGAGTCCGCTGGTGGCCGCTAG
- the drmA gene encoding DISARM system helicase DrmA: MSDTAVTSAQVRDELLDFLGRDLVGPWGGAEETILGTPRARYLAGALAPISLLEGQASAAPASTPAMSLDDVRNDETLAVADLSTANEVQGVPADDEESAGEASPTEPDEDRGPESKIIAPSSMGLRFQVAADTDRLRFTASWGRYDSRRELDENGRNQTYYDRTAFAESFDVDVAAIPTGESHRVSNLGGEHVSVSVEVFDYEGRRVVEAALLNVAVTGRELPPKLWLFQAELEVTAIDATSAVFLPTRDDLEKPRGSRDDEVRRLDLLYRDRLEFAVGRTASATWDVDASTPRRAASVRTTWLPTAEVPQTRAPEVPGVVLSMRTLMESTPDELRAALQPLVDEYGAWLVEQGAANDGLPEHLRVEGAIGLADGEAALKRLGQGLELLASNEQAQRAFWFMNRTMRDQRLRSQVAALRIERPALKIAEAVAEVDARGDKAASWRAFQLAFILMQLPAVVDPTHVRRSSDFPRAELLFFPTGGGKTEAYLGLAAFAFGIRRLQGKVETPEGLLDGGDGVAVLMRYTLRLLTSQQFIRATTLMCAAELVRLEDPAMWGSVPFRIGLWVGSSVSPKRYAEAAEQVKHVLESDGAAFGLTALQFGHCPWCGTAINPKGNVEADDVAKRIRVYCGDRRSGCPFSAGGTAGEGLPVLTVDDEIYRHPPTFLLATVDKFARLAREGEAASLFGYVSKRCPRHGYKHPDTDASVCGAEHHNQNKTHGRTYPPTQVTSVGRLRPPDLIIQDELHLITGALGTAVGLFEGAIDVLSSWKAGDETSAKPVKPLVIASTATVRKAGEQVQRLYARQVEVFPPQVLSVSDTFFSKEVPLDEAPGRKYLGVCLHGARLTLAEIRLSEILLLAGQQLFDEHGAAAEPYLTLVDYFSATRELAGMRRYLEDDVTTRVSNPDKASGYPRRRTPLEIGELTSRISSTDIGKTLTHLAAPFDADADATAGRAALNARRAAGEDVPWRDRPFDVVLATSMLQVGVDVPRLGLMLIVGQPKNTAEYIQASSRVGRESGKPGLVITLANRSRPRDMAHYEQFEHYHDTFYANVEALSVTPFSDASLERGLTGLIVSAARVIDASTAVGSSLSPDSVAGAGRIAHRRATVDRLVDELVARVAQAGDEHAAEQAKSKLVLRLDEWTERSDAQGGGLTYARKTLPKQHVVPLLTSPEDSIGEAGERLFQVANSMREVQPEIDLLVSPFPGKLAEPVSAATPKWTFTPKKDSK; this comes from the coding sequence ATGAGCGACACAGCCGTCACTTCGGCGCAGGTTCGAGACGAGCTGCTCGACTTCCTCGGCCGCGATCTCGTCGGCCCCTGGGGCGGCGCCGAGGAGACGATTCTCGGCACCCCGCGCGCCCGCTATCTCGCCGGTGCGCTCGCGCCGATCTCGCTGCTCGAGGGTCAGGCATCCGCTGCGCCCGCGTCCACGCCGGCGATGTCCCTCGACGATGTTCGCAACGACGAGACGCTGGCGGTCGCCGACCTCAGCACGGCCAACGAGGTGCAGGGGGTTCCCGCCGACGACGAGGAATCCGCCGGCGAGGCCTCCCCCACCGAGCCCGATGAAGACCGCGGCCCCGAGTCGAAGATCATCGCGCCATCGTCGATGGGCCTGCGCTTCCAGGTCGCGGCTGACACCGATCGTCTGCGCTTCACCGCGAGCTGGGGTCGCTACGACTCGCGTCGCGAGCTCGACGAGAACGGTCGGAACCAGACCTACTACGACCGCACGGCGTTCGCCGAGTCGTTCGACGTCGATGTCGCCGCCATCCCGACCGGGGAGTCGCACCGCGTCTCGAACCTGGGCGGCGAGCACGTGTCGGTCTCCGTCGAGGTGTTCGACTACGAGGGCCGCCGCGTCGTCGAAGCCGCGCTGCTCAACGTCGCCGTCACCGGACGGGAACTTCCGCCGAAGCTCTGGCTGTTCCAGGCCGAGCTCGAAGTCACGGCCATCGACGCGACATCCGCCGTATTCCTGCCGACTCGCGACGACCTCGAGAAGCCGAGAGGTTCGCGCGACGACGAGGTGCGACGCCTCGACTTGCTCTACCGCGATCGACTCGAGTTCGCCGTGGGCCGAACGGCTTCGGCGACTTGGGATGTCGACGCTTCCACCCCACGCCGCGCTGCCTCGGTGCGCACGACCTGGCTGCCGACCGCGGAGGTTCCGCAGACCCGCGCGCCGGAGGTGCCCGGCGTCGTGCTGAGCATGCGCACGCTGATGGAGTCGACACCAGACGAGCTCCGCGCCGCTCTGCAGCCGCTGGTCGACGAGTACGGGGCGTGGCTCGTCGAGCAGGGCGCTGCGAACGATGGCCTGCCGGAGCATCTCCGCGTCGAGGGCGCCATCGGACTCGCCGACGGAGAGGCCGCCCTGAAACGACTCGGGCAGGGTCTCGAGTTGCTCGCCTCGAACGAACAGGCTCAGCGAGCATTCTGGTTCATGAACCGCACGATGCGCGATCAGCGACTGCGTTCGCAGGTCGCCGCGCTGCGCATCGAGCGACCGGCGCTGAAGATCGCCGAAGCCGTCGCCGAGGTCGACGCGCGTGGCGACAAGGCCGCGTCGTGGCGCGCGTTCCAGCTCGCGTTCATCCTCATGCAGCTGCCCGCGGTCGTCGACCCGACGCATGTGCGCCGCTCCTCCGACTTCCCGCGCGCGGAGCTGCTGTTCTTCCCGACTGGTGGCGGCAAGACCGAGGCGTACCTCGGACTCGCGGCGTTCGCGTTCGGCATCCGTCGACTCCAAGGCAAGGTCGAGACCCCCGAGGGCCTGCTCGACGGCGGCGATGGCGTTGCCGTTCTCATGCGGTACACGCTGCGCCTGCTCACGTCGCAGCAGTTCATCCGCGCGACCACGCTCATGTGCGCGGCCGAGCTCGTACGACTCGAAGACCCGGCCATGTGGGGATCGGTGCCGTTCCGCATCGGGCTCTGGGTCGGGTCGAGCGTGAGCCCCAAGCGATACGCCGAGGCGGCCGAGCAGGTCAAGCACGTGCTCGAGTCCGACGGGGCGGCGTTCGGTCTCACCGCCCTGCAGTTCGGCCACTGCCCCTGGTGCGGCACGGCGATCAACCCCAAGGGCAACGTCGAGGCCGACGACGTCGCGAAACGCATCCGCGTGTACTGCGGCGACCGCCGCTCGGGCTGCCCGTTCTCGGCAGGCGGCACGGCCGGCGAGGGGCTTCCGGTGCTCACCGTCGACGACGAGATCTATCGGCACCCGCCGACCTTCCTGCTCGCCACGGTCGACAAGTTCGCCCGCCTCGCCCGCGAAGGCGAAGCCGCGAGTCTGTTCGGGTACGTGTCGAAGCGATGCCCGCGGCACGGATACAAGCACCCCGACACCGATGCATCCGTCTGCGGTGCCGAACACCACAATCAGAACAAGACGCACGGACGCACCTACCCGCCGACGCAGGTGACCAGCGTCGGCCGGCTTCGCCCACCAGACCTGATCATCCAAGACGAGCTGCACCTCATCACCGGCGCACTCGGCACCGCCGTCGGACTCTTCGAAGGCGCCATCGACGTGCTCTCGAGTTGGAAGGCCGGCGACGAGACATCCGCGAAGCCCGTGAAGCCACTCGTGATCGCCTCGACCGCGACCGTGCGCAAAGCCGGCGAACAGGTGCAACGGCTCTACGCGCGCCAGGTCGAGGTGTTCCCGCCGCAGGTGCTCAGCGTCAGCGACACGTTCTTCTCGAAGGAGGTGCCGCTCGACGAAGCCCCCGGGCGCAAATACCTCGGTGTCTGCCTGCACGGTGCGCGGCTCACACTCGCCGAGATCCGGCTCAGCGAGATTCTGCTGCTCGCCGGCCAGCAGCTCTTCGACGAGCACGGCGCGGCCGCCGAGCCGTACCTGACGCTCGTCGACTACTTCTCGGCCACGCGCGAGCTCGCCGGCATGCGGCGCTACCTCGAAGACGACGTCACGACGCGCGTCAGCAACCCCGACAAGGCGAGCGGGTACCCTCGGCGGCGCACGCCGCTCGAAATCGGCGAGCTCACCTCCCGCATCTCGTCGACCGACATCGGCAAGACACTGACGCACCTCGCTGCGCCATTCGACGCGGATGCCGACGCCACGGCCGGTCGCGCGGCGCTCAACGCTCGACGTGCGGCCGGTGAAGACGTGCCCTGGCGAGATCGGCCGTTCGACGTCGTGCTCGCCACCTCGATGCTGCAGGTCGGCGTCGACGTACCGCGCCTCGGCCTCATGCTCATCGTCGGGCAGCCCAAGAACACCGCCGAGTACATTCAGGCGTCGTCGCGCGTCGGACGCGAATCGGGCAAGCCCGGCCTCGTCATCACGCTCGCGAACCGGTCGCGACCGCGCGACATGGCGCACTACGAGCAGTTCGAGCACTACCACGACACCTTCTACGCCAACGTCGAAGCGCTATCGGTCACCCCGTTCTCGGATGCCTCGCTCGAACGCGGACTGACCGGACTCATCGTGTCGGCAGCCCGCGTCATCGACGCGAGCACGGCGGTGGGGTCGTCGCTCTCACCCGACTCGGTCGCCGGGGCCGGGCGCATCGCCCATCGTCGCGCGACCGTGGACCGGCTCGTCGACGAGCTCGTCGCACGCGTCGCCCAGGCCGGCGACGAACACGCCGCAGAGCAGGCGAAGAGCAAACTCGTGCTGCGCCTCGACGAGTGGACCGAGCGCTCCGACGCGCAGGGCGGCGGGCTGACCTACGCCCGCAAGACCTTGCCGAAACAGCATGTTGTGCCGCTCCTCACGAGCCCCGAGGACTCGATCGGCGAAGCCGGCGAGCGGCTCTTCCAGGTCGCGAACTCGATGCGCGAGGTGCAACCCGAGATCGACCTGCTGGTCTCGCCGTTCCCAGGCAAGCTCGCCGAGCCGGTCTCCGCAGCGACGCCGAAGTGGACGTTCACCCCGAAGAAGGATTCCAAGTGA
- a CDS encoding Eco57I restriction-modification methylase domain-containing protein has product MAARTKNPEWEWLSLIDADGPFLSRAALKSFHPSGLPKADASVDDVNATFTDEFVRWSTAWAATTKAPDAYAAARDRWVEAVLRTLLDWSDDLHLAPSGLEAHSPNGAVTVSPWAVLSTDDSPAALVTVVKRTENLRAVGSDGWSANAIDRMAALLRKTGVSIGIVTDGRWWALVSATKDVTTASGVWDALLWREERPSRDAFLALASFTSIAGGQPEKRLPLLFAESVASAEQITVALGDQVRRAVELVLQSMSDTHLRALAQADASPLPVDPRAVYEGAVTMLMRIVFLLFAEERGLLPEHDLYRSSYAIADLRTRLQAEATEAGSPEALDHSWEAWHRLLAASNAVYGGVSYPDARMPAYGGSLFDPERFPWLQATDAQGRLLVRLTDRAMLAVLRAVQTIDDGAMQLSFRDLDVEQIGYVYEGLLGYSAEYATEVVVGLQGRAGFEPEIPLRELEQIAAAAPSPKEFGDDLVAHLKRTQEHAKSRTAGQIAKAYSTTDADASADARTRLRHALLGDDELAGRLEPFHTLIRDDLRGFPYVVPARGLVMTESSQRANTGTHYTPRSLAEEVVLHALEPLVYSPGPLDTENSDEWVLKSSAEILDLKVADIAAGSGAFLVAAARYLADRLIEARAEEGMDVSGESDLKRWAVREIVARCLYGADINGMAVEMSKLSLWLISMDPGKPFSFVDDRVFHGNSLLGVTTEAQLKAQHIYPKTSMKRQLAAFDVDKDLEGAARLRRELASGQVDDADRMRSTRAKRALLAQSKEVTAKLRDVADGIIAAGLLEGGKPGRKLEERYDELAEGLRDAYPADGSTGDRRRLDTIIDAGLTPTVDTGEARWKPLHWILEAPDVIHDHGGFDAIIGNPPFLGGTKISGAMGNAFRDFVVQDVADGRAGRADFVVYFVLRAARLAKGVGTLGLIATNTLAQGESREVGLDALINNGLLIYRAIKSRQWPASGANLEFAAIWAAQRATTLRTRPVADGARVNQISAMLEAQGRVDGRPRTLVSNLGLSFEGCKPYGSGFLLDEEEASSWITADPSNREVLFKYLSGEDVTTRPDASASRWAIDFFDRDVNAAQSYALPFARINETVRLTRQTANRKALRDKWWQYADKRPAMRRALAPLREALVIPRVSKHAMPVRVEADQVLSDRLTVIALDSYQDQALLSSSIHWLWTAMHGSTLETRILYTPSEVFEKLPRPKFARETARLGKQLDADRREIMLRRQLGLTALYNLVNSPALQGDADVDLIRSIHVQIDEALLEAYGWTDIPLDHGFHTYRQMERWTVSPAARVEILDRLLEENHRRAAIEAQQNPKKAKRGKSLEESEKPEGAMF; this is encoded by the coding sequence GTGGCCGCTAGAACCAAGAACCCCGAGTGGGAGTGGCTGTCGCTGATCGACGCAGACGGGCCGTTCCTGTCGAGGGCGGCGCTGAAGTCGTTCCACCCGTCGGGCTTGCCGAAGGCCGATGCTTCGGTCGATGACGTGAATGCGACCTTCACCGACGAGTTCGTGCGCTGGTCGACTGCGTGGGCGGCCACGACGAAGGCACCCGACGCGTACGCGGCTGCGCGCGACCGCTGGGTCGAGGCCGTGCTGCGCACCCTGCTCGACTGGTCGGACGATCTGCATCTCGCCCCCTCGGGCCTCGAGGCGCACTCGCCGAATGGGGCGGTGACGGTCTCCCCGTGGGCGGTACTGAGCACCGATGACTCGCCTGCAGCCTTGGTCACGGTGGTGAAGCGGACAGAGAACCTGCGCGCGGTCGGCTCCGACGGCTGGTCGGCCAACGCGATCGACCGCATGGCCGCGCTGCTCCGCAAGACCGGCGTCTCGATCGGTATCGTGACGGACGGCCGCTGGTGGGCGCTGGTCTCGGCGACGAAGGACGTCACGACGGCAAGTGGCGTCTGGGACGCCCTGCTCTGGCGCGAGGAACGCCCGAGCCGCGACGCGTTCCTCGCGCTGGCGAGCTTCACGTCGATCGCCGGCGGTCAGCCCGAGAAGCGCCTCCCCCTGCTGTTCGCCGAGAGCGTCGCGAGCGCCGAGCAGATCACCGTCGCGCTCGGCGACCAGGTGCGCCGTGCGGTCGAGCTCGTGCTGCAGTCGATGTCCGATACACATCTCCGCGCACTCGCGCAGGCCGACGCCTCGCCGCTGCCGGTTGACCCGAGGGCTGTGTACGAGGGTGCGGTGACGATGCTCATGCGCATCGTCTTCCTCCTCTTCGCCGAAGAGCGTGGGCTGCTCCCCGAGCACGACCTGTACCGGTCGTCGTATGCGATCGCCGACCTGCGCACCCGCCTGCAGGCCGAGGCGACCGAGGCCGGCTCGCCCGAGGCGCTCGACCACTCGTGGGAGGCCTGGCACCGACTGCTCGCCGCGAGCAATGCGGTCTACGGCGGAGTCTCCTACCCCGATGCGCGGATGCCCGCCTACGGCGGATCCCTCTTCGACCCCGAGCGCTTCCCTTGGCTTCAAGCAACGGATGCGCAGGGACGCTTGCTGGTGCGCCTCACCGACCGTGCGATGCTCGCGGTGCTCCGCGCCGTGCAGACGATCGACGACGGTGCGATGCAGCTCTCGTTCCGCGACCTCGACGTCGAGCAGATCGGCTACGTCTACGAGGGCCTGCTGGGATACTCGGCCGAGTACGCTACCGAGGTCGTCGTCGGGTTGCAGGGCCGGGCCGGTTTCGAGCCCGAGATCCCACTGCGAGAGCTCGAACAGATCGCGGCGGCAGCCCCCAGCCCCAAGGAGTTCGGCGACGATCTCGTCGCGCACCTCAAAAGGACGCAAGAGCACGCGAAGTCGCGCACCGCAGGTCAGATCGCGAAGGCCTACAGCACGACCGACGCGGATGCCTCGGCCGACGCCCGCACGCGTCTGCGCCACGCGCTGCTGGGCGACGACGAACTGGCCGGTCGCCTCGAGCCGTTCCACACGCTGATCCGCGACGACTTGCGTGGATTCCCGTACGTCGTGCCCGCGCGCGGGCTCGTCATGACCGAGTCGTCGCAGCGCGCGAACACCGGCACGCACTACACACCGCGCTCGCTCGCCGAAGAGGTCGTGCTGCACGCCCTCGAGCCGCTCGTGTACTCCCCTGGACCGCTCGACACCGAGAACTCCGACGAGTGGGTGCTGAAGTCGTCGGCGGAGATCCTCGATCTCAAGGTCGCCGACATCGCTGCTGGCTCGGGCGCATTCTTGGTCGCCGCAGCGAGGTACCTCGCGGACCGACTCATCGAAGCTCGCGCCGAAGAGGGCATGGATGTCAGCGGCGAGTCCGATCTGAAGCGATGGGCCGTTCGCGAGATCGTCGCCCGCTGCCTCTACGGCGCCGACATCAACGGCATGGCCGTCGAGATGAGCAAACTCTCGCTCTGGCTCATCTCGATGGATCCCGGCAAGCCGTTCTCGTTCGTCGACGACCGCGTCTTCCACGGCAACTCGCTGCTCGGCGTCACGACCGAGGCGCAACTGAAGGCTCAGCACATCTACCCCAAGACGTCGATGAAGCGGCAGCTGGCCGCGTTCGACGTCGACAAAGACCTCGAGGGTGCCGCGCGGCTGCGCCGCGAACTCGCCTCCGGACAGGTCGACGACGCCGACCGCATGCGTTCCACACGTGCAAAACGCGCGCTGCTCGCCCAGTCGAAGGAAGTCACGGCGAAGCTCCGCGACGTCGCCGACGGCATCATCGCAGCGGGCCTGCTCGAGGGCGGCAAGCCGGGCCGCAAGCTCGAGGAGCGTTACGACGAACTCGCCGAGGGGCTGCGCGACGCGTACCCGGCTGACGGATCGACCGGCGATCGCCGTCGCCTCGACACGATCATCGACGCCGGACTCACCCCGACCGTCGACACCGGCGAAGCCCGCTGGAAGCCGCTGCACTGGATCCTCGAAGCACCGGATGTCATCCACGACCACGGCGGCTTCGATGCGATCATCGGGAACCCCCCATTTCTCGGCGGAACGAAGATCTCAGGTGCCATGGGCAACGCGTTCCGCGACTTCGTCGTGCAAGATGTCGCAGATGGTCGGGCGGGTCGAGCAGATTTCGTCGTCTACTTCGTCCTTCGGGCTGCTCGACTTGCGAAGGGCGTTGGAACCCTTGGCCTGATCGCGACGAACACGCTTGCACAAGGCGAAAGTCGTGAAGTCGGTCTTGATGCTCTCATCAACAATGGGCTTCTCATCTATCGGGCAATCAAGAGCCGGCAATGGCCAGCAAGCGGTGCGAACCTTGAGTTCGCCGCGATCTGGGCGGCTCAACGCGCCACCACTTTGCGGACGCGCCCCGTGGCGGATGGCGCGCGCGTAAACCAGATCAGCGCAATGCTTGAGGCTCAAGGCCGCGTGGACGGACGTCCGCGGACGCTCGTTTCGAACCTGGGCTTGTCATTCGAAGGTTGCAAGCCGTACGGCTCAGGTTTCCTACTTGACGAGGAGGAAGCTTCGAGTTGGATCACAGCAGATCCAAGCAATCGAGAGGTCCTGTTCAAGTACCTCAGCGGCGAGGATGTGACCACCCGCCCAGATGCCAGTGCATCACGCTGGGCGATCGACTTCTTCGACCGTGACGTCAACGCGGCACAGTCGTACGCGCTGCCGTTCGCCCGCATTAATGAAACTGTCCGCTTGACCCGCCAGACGGCCAATCGCAAGGCACTTCGCGACAAGTGGTGGCAATACGCTGACAAGCGACCGGCGATGCGGCGCGCACTTGCGCCCCTACGAGAAGCCCTCGTGATACCGCGTGTGAGTAAGCATGCAATGCCGGTACGTGTCGAGGCCGATCAGGTCTTGAGCGACCGCCTCACGGTGATCGCTCTGGACTCCTATCAGGACCAGGCGCTACTTTCGTCGAGCATTCACTGGCTCTGGACCGCCATGCACGGTTCAACCCTTGAGACCAGGATTCTCTACACCCCCTCTGAGGTATTCGAGAAACTTCCTCGACCAAAGTTCGCGCGTGAGACCGCAAGGTTGGGGAAGCAGCTCGACGCCGATCGTCGCGAGATCATGTTGCGGCGCCAGCTCGGGCTCACCGCGTTGTACAACCTCGTGAACTCGCCCGCATTGCAGGGCGATGCGGATGTCGATCTCATCCGGTCGATCCACGTGCAGATCGACGAGGCGTTGCTGGAGGCGTATGGCTGGACCGACATCCCGCTCGACCACGGATTCCACACGTACCGGCAGATGGAGCGGTGGACGGTGAGCCCGGCGGCCCGCGTCGAGATCCTCGATCGGCTCCTCGAAGAGAACCACCGACGCGCGGCGATCGAGGCGCAGCAGAACCCGAAGAAGGCGAAGCGCGGCAAGAGCCTCGAGGAGTCCGAGAAGCCCGAAGGAGCGATGTTCTGA